Proteins from a genomic interval of Sporichthyaceae bacterium:
- a CDS encoding metallophosphoesterase: MSTDSAGGPSGPQMTRRQLLRHTAWFGTAVALTVVGGEVISHVVGGSSSAAAADPAALNFVQVSDSHIGFTGPANTDVAGSFGEAIDQINKLSVRPDFVMHTGDLTHLSTPAQFDQVKQMMTGVKAGGVFTVPGEHDSVDDHGEKYRAAFGSGTQGNGWYSMDVKGVHVVALVNSLNLEKLGHLGQDQIDWVTKDLAGLSADTPIVVFSHIPLFAMYPDWGWGTDDAEQVIGLMRRFSSVTALNGHVHQVFSKTDGNVTFHSATTTAYPLPHPGDGPAPTPQTLPAGKLKSALGIREVTFKAGGHGPAVVDQPLR, from the coding sequence ATGAGCACCGACTCGGCCGGTGGTCCGTCCGGACCGCAGATGACGCGACGTCAGTTGTTGCGCCACACCGCCTGGTTCGGCACCGCGGTGGCCCTCACCGTCGTCGGCGGGGAGGTCATCTCGCATGTGGTCGGCGGGTCGTCGAGCGCGGCCGCCGCCGACCCGGCAGCGCTGAACTTCGTTCAGGTCAGCGACTCGCACATCGGCTTCACCGGTCCCGCGAACACCGACGTCGCCGGTTCGTTCGGCGAGGCGATCGACCAGATCAACAAGCTGTCGGTGCGTCCGGATTTCGTCATGCACACCGGCGACCTGACCCACTTGTCCACCCCGGCGCAGTTCGACCAGGTCAAGCAGATGATGACCGGGGTCAAGGCCGGCGGGGTCTTCACGGTCCCCGGCGAGCACGACTCGGTCGACGACCACGGAGAGAAGTACCGAGCCGCGTTCGGCTCCGGGACCCAGGGCAACGGCTGGTACAGCATGGACGTCAAGGGCGTGCACGTCGTCGCGTTGGTCAACTCGCTGAATCTGGAGAAACTCGGCCACCTCGGTCAGGACCAGATCGACTGGGTCACCAAGGACCTGGCCGGCTTGTCCGCGGACACACCGATCGTCGTGTTCAGCCACATCCCGCTGTTCGCGATGTATCCGGACTGGGGCTGGGGCACCGACGACGCCGAGCAGGTGATCGGCCTCATGCGCCGCTTCTCGTCGGTGACGGCTCTGAACGGCCACGTGCACCAGGTGTTCTCGAAGACCGACGGCAATGTGACGTTCCACAGCGCCACCACGACCGCCTACCCGCTGCCGCACCCCGGCGACGGGCCGGCCCCGACGCCGCAGACGTTGCCCGCGGGGAAGCTGAAATCGGCACTCGGCATCCGGGAGGTCACGTTCAAAGCCGGCGGGCACGGTCCGGCAGTGGTCGACCAACCGTTGCGCTGA
- the leuS gene encoding leucine--tRNA ligase translates to MSTTEPLTPEQATDNVPPHRYTAATAARIERYWQDRWEQEGTFQAPNPSGPLGDPAAAARPKLYVLDMFPYPSGSGLHVGHPLGYIGTDVFARYSRMTGHNVLHALGYDAFGLPAEQYAVQTGQHPRVTTEANIANMRRQLRALGLGHDSRRSVATTDVAFYRWTQWIFLQIFNSWYDTAAGKARPIAELIAEFADGSRSVPGGGSWVDLTEGQRRSAVDGYRLAFLSQAPVNWCPGLGTVLANEEVTADGRSERGNFPVFRRNLRQWMMRITAYAERLIDDLDGLDWPEPIKLMQRNWIGRSTGALVRFPFGSAAVEVFTTRPDTLFGATYMVLAPEHPMVDDLLPAAWPDGTAQSWRYGGATPAAGMAAYRADAAAKSEVERQADSKQKTGVFTGVWATNPVTGSPIPVFVADYVLMGYGTGAIMAVPAEDERDWDFAAAFDLPHVRTVQPPDDWAGGAWTGEGPSINSANDEISLNGLPMAQAKARITEWLAGKRFGEATIQYKLRDWLFSRQRYWGEPFPVVYDEYGARPLPDSMLPVELPEVEDYSPRTYDSDDANSNPESPLARATEWVTVTLDLGDGPKQYRRETNTMPQWAGSCWYELRYLDPTNDVAFVDPEVERYWMGPQKPGDCGGVDLYVGGVEHAVLHLLYARFWHKVLFDLGHVSSSEPFRRLFNQGYIQAAAYTDARGVYVQADEVVEGPAGTFTHNGVAVNREFGKMGKSLKNSVTPDEMCAEYGADTLRLYEMSMGPLDVSRPWETRAVVGSFRFLQRLWRNIVDEETGQVRVSDTAPDPETARVLAKTVDGVGRDLANLRFNTAVAKLIECNNHLMRLSADGTSVPREVAETMALLVAPLAPHIAEQLWSLLGHEQTLAHVPFPVADPALLVADTVECVLQVAGKKRDVVAVPATITEAELTELALAAPKVVAALDGRGVRLVKVVLPKLVNIVPV, encoded by the coding sequence GTGTCGACCACTGAACCGCTGACCCCCGAACAGGCCACCGACAACGTCCCGCCGCACCGCTACACGGCGGCGACGGCCGCGCGGATCGAGAGGTACTGGCAGGACCGCTGGGAGCAGGAGGGCACCTTCCAGGCGCCCAACCCCAGCGGGCCGTTGGGCGACCCGGCCGCGGCGGCGCGGCCGAAGTTGTACGTGCTCGACATGTTCCCGTACCCGTCCGGTTCGGGGCTGCATGTCGGGCACCCGCTGGGCTACATCGGGACCGACGTGTTCGCCCGCTACTCCCGGATGACCGGGCACAACGTGCTGCACGCCCTCGGCTACGACGCCTTCGGTCTGCCCGCTGAGCAGTACGCGGTGCAGACCGGCCAGCACCCGCGGGTCACGACCGAGGCGAACATCGCGAACATGCGCCGGCAGTTGCGGGCTCTGGGCTTGGGGCACGACAGTCGGCGCAGTGTCGCGACCACCGACGTGGCGTTCTACCGCTGGACGCAGTGGATCTTCCTGCAGATCTTCAACTCGTGGTACGACACCGCCGCCGGCAAGGCCCGGCCGATCGCCGAACTGATCGCCGAGTTCGCCGACGGCTCCCGGTCGGTGCCCGGCGGCGGGTCCTGGGTGGATCTGACGGAGGGTCAGCGTCGCTCGGCCGTCGACGGGTACCGCCTGGCATTCCTGTCGCAGGCCCCGGTCAACTGGTGCCCAGGCCTGGGCACGGTGCTGGCCAACGAGGAGGTCACCGCCGACGGCCGCAGCGAACGCGGCAATTTCCCGGTGTTCCGCCGCAATCTGCGCCAATGGATGATGCGGATCACCGCCTACGCCGAGCGCTTGATCGACGACCTCGACGGCCTGGACTGGCCCGAGCCGATCAAGCTCATGCAGCGCAACTGGATCGGTCGGTCCACCGGCGCGTTGGTGCGCTTCCCCTTCGGGAGCGCAGCTGTCGAGGTCTTCACCACCCGCCCGGACACCCTGTTCGGTGCGACGTACATGGTGCTGGCCCCCGAGCACCCGATGGTCGACGACCTGCTGCCCGCCGCTTGGCCGGACGGCACCGCGCAGTCGTGGCGCTACGGCGGGGCGACCCCGGCCGCGGGCATGGCGGCGTACCGTGCCGACGCCGCGGCGAAGTCGGAAGTGGAGCGCCAGGCCGACTCCAAGCAGAAGACCGGAGTGTTCACAGGTGTCTGGGCGACCAACCCGGTCACCGGATCGCCGATCCCGGTCTTCGTCGCGGACTACGTGCTGATGGGTTACGGCACCGGCGCGATCATGGCCGTCCCGGCCGAGGACGAGCGCGACTGGGATTTCGCGGCGGCGTTCGACCTGCCGCACGTTCGCACCGTCCAACCGCCGGACGACTGGGCCGGTGGGGCGTGGACCGGCGAGGGGCCGTCGATCAACTCGGCCAACGACGAGATCTCGCTGAACGGTCTGCCGATGGCGCAAGCCAAGGCGAGGATCACGGAATGGCTTGCCGGTAAGCGTTTCGGTGAGGCCACGATCCAGTACAAGCTGCGCGACTGGCTGTTCAGCCGACAGCGCTACTGGGGCGAGCCGTTCCCCGTCGTCTACGACGAATACGGAGCCAGACCGCTTCCTGACTCCATGCTGCCGGTCGAACTGCCCGAGGTGGAGGACTATTCCCCGCGCACCTACGACTCCGACGACGCGAACTCCAACCCGGAGTCGCCGCTGGCTCGTGCCACCGAGTGGGTCACCGTCACGCTCGACCTCGGCGACGGGCCGAAGCAGTACCGGCGCGAGACCAACACGATGCCGCAGTGGGCCGGGTCGTGCTGGTACGAGTTGCGTTACCTCGACCCGACCAACGACGTGGCCTTCGTCGACCCCGAGGTCGAGCGGTACTGGATGGGTCCGCAGAAGCCCGGCGACTGCGGCGGGGTCGACCTCTACGTCGGCGGCGTCGAGCATGCCGTCCTGCACCTGCTCTACGCGCGCTTCTGGCACAAGGTGCTGTTCGACCTGGGGCACGTCTCGAGCTCGGAACCGTTCCGGCGCCTGTTCAACCAGGGCTACATCCAGGCCGCTGCCTACACCGACGCCCGCGGCGTCTATGTGCAGGCCGACGAGGTCGTCGAGGGGCCCGCCGGGACCTTCACCCACAACGGCGTCGCGGTGAACCGCGAGTTCGGCAAGATGGGCAAGTCGCTGAAGAACTCGGTGACGCCGGACGAGATGTGCGCCGAGTACGGCGCGGACACCCTGCGGCTCTACGAGATGTCGATGGGCCCGCTGGACGTCTCGCGGCCGTGGGAGACCCGCGCGGTCGTCGGCTCGTTCCGGTTCCTGCAGCGGCTGTGGCGCAACATCGTCGACGAGGAGACCGGCCAGGTCCGCGTATCGGACACCGCGCCCGACCCGGAGACCGCGCGCGTGCTGGCCAAGACCGTCGACGGCGTCGGCCGCGACCTGGCCAACCTGCGCTTCAACACGGCGGTGGCCAAGCTGATCGAGTGCAACAACCACCTGATGCGGCTGAGTGCTGACGGCACGTCAGTTCCGCGTGAGGTCGCCGAGACGATGGCGTTGCTGGTCGCCCCGTTGGCCCCGCACATCGCCGAACAGCTGTGGTCGCTGCTCGGGCACGAGCAGACCCTGGCGCATGTTCCGTTCCCGGTCGCCGACCCGGCGCTGCTGGTCGCCGACACCGTCGAGTGCGTGCTTCAGGTCGCGGGGAAGAAGCGGGACGTCGTGGCGGTACCGGCCACGATCACCGAGGCGGAGCTGACAGAGCTGGCTCTGGCGGCGCCGAAGGTGGTCGCCGCGCTCGACGGCCGTGGGGTCCGCCTGGTGAAGGTGGTCCTGCCGAAGCTGGTCAACATCGTCCCGGTGTGA
- a CDS encoding DegV family protein: MPIAIVTDSGCSLPPGVDAVVVPLRVRMGGVDHAETDLTADQFVTALRSGVALATSQPAPQAFATAYAKAVADGASAIVSIHLSEALSGTCASARTGARDSAVPVQVLDSASAGFGLGFAVRAAVDAAGSGAAAVDVVAAVEDSLRRTEVLFYVDTLEFLRRGGRIGSAAALLGSALSVKPILRLDAGKIVAAEKVRTAARGLARLAELAVAAGGGDAEYGVQHVGATERAAELAARLGELDPAAGPVVLGEVGAAIGAHVGPGTLAVTVRRRRAS, from the coding sequence GTGCCGATCGCGATCGTCACCGACTCGGGGTGCTCGCTGCCGCCGGGTGTGGACGCGGTGGTGGTGCCGCTGCGGGTGCGAATGGGCGGTGTCGACCATGCCGAAACGGATCTGACGGCCGATCAGTTCGTGACGGCATTACGGTCCGGGGTCGCCCTGGCGACCTCGCAGCCGGCCCCGCAGGCTTTCGCCACGGCCTACGCGAAGGCCGTGGCCGACGGGGCGAGCGCAATCGTCTCGATCCACTTGTCCGAGGCACTTTCCGGCACCTGCGCGTCGGCCCGGACCGGGGCCCGCGACAGCGCGGTGCCGGTGCAGGTCCTCGACTCCGCCTCGGCGGGATTCGGCCTGGGATTCGCGGTGCGCGCGGCCGTGGACGCGGCCGGGTCGGGGGCCGCGGCGGTGGACGTCGTCGCGGCTGTCGAGGACAGCCTGCGGCGCACCGAGGTCCTGTTCTACGTGGACACCCTGGAGTTCCTGCGCCGCGGCGGGCGGATCGGTTCCGCGGCGGCGCTGCTCGGGTCGGCGCTGTCGGTCAAGCCGATCCTGCGGTTGGATGCCGGAAAGATCGTGGCCGCGGAGAAGGTGCGGACCGCCGCGCGTGGGTTGGCCCGGCTGGCCGAACTCGCGGTCGCGGCAGGCGGTGGCGACGCGGAGTACGGCGTGCAGCACGTCGGCGCCACCGAGCGGGCCGCGGAGTTGGCGGCGCGACTGGGGGAGTTGGATCCAGCGGCCGGGCCGGTGGTGCTCGGGGAGGTCGGCGCGGCCATCGGTGCGCACGTCGGTCCGGGGACGCTGGCCGTGACTGTGCGGCGACGTCGAGCGAGTTAG
- a CDS encoding helix-hairpin-helix domain-containing protein, with product MITDPLTHSPRRSWRDLDLRAAAVICIVAAVSLLLGGWVLWRSRPHEVDVGPALAAATSPVVERRVPAAAPAPPPRADLVVDVEGAVRRPGIVTVPAGSRVRDVLLAAGGALPSAPAATVNLAEPVTDGEQILVGLPGSAAGSGARSEAGKPTVVNLNTAVESDLEGLPGIGPVMAQRVLDFRHTHGRFSSVDELREVPGIGPAKFAAIRNHVRV from the coding sequence GTGATCACCGACCCGCTGACCCACTCGCCCCGCCGGTCCTGGCGCGACCTGGACCTGCGCGCCGCCGCGGTGATCTGCATCGTGGCGGCCGTCAGCCTGCTGCTCGGCGGCTGGGTGCTGTGGCGGTCGCGGCCGCACGAGGTCGACGTCGGCCCGGCGCTCGCGGCCGCCACGTCACCGGTGGTGGAACGTCGGGTGCCGGCCGCCGCTCCCGCTCCGCCGCCGCGCGCGGATCTGGTCGTCGACGTCGAAGGCGCCGTCCGCCGGCCGGGGATCGTCACGGTGCCCGCGGGGTCGCGGGTCCGGGACGTGCTGCTGGCCGCCGGTGGCGCGCTGCCGAGTGCCCCGGCAGCGACGGTCAACCTCGCCGAACCGGTGACCGACGGCGAGCAGATCCTCGTCGGACTGCCCGGTTCCGCTGCCGGGAGCGGGGCCCGGTCCGAGGCGGGCAAACCGACGGTCGTCAACCTGAACACGGCGGTGGAGTCGGACCTGGAGGGACTGCCTGGGATCGGGCCGGTGATGGCGCAACGAGTGCTCGATTTCCGGCACACCCACGGCCGGTTCAGCTCGGTGGATGAGCTGCGCGAGGTTCCGGGCATCGGTCCGGCCAAGTTCGCCGCGATCCGCAATCACGTCCGGGTCTGA
- a CDS encoding ComEC/Rec2 family competence protein produces the protein MTADRRLLPVAAAVWVAAWAALQLRNGLPATTCWAALIGGFGLLVGKWWRSPPSDARLPGAGSRAAVVAAVLVAAGASGLAADARLAAIHAGPLESLAAARAVVETDLTVRSYPVARLQKPRGSGRATTVVTLTADATRVSARGRVTATHNPIAVESADRSWLKVLPGQQVRTGGRLAPANWRPATTALLLARAPRPVDDAPWRSRAASAVRADLRAALAGLPPDRRGLLPGLEFGDTSGLDPELAERFRAAGLSRLLAIDGAKLAILLGGVLALARWVGARGRVLPALGLACLCGLAEVVGPKPSLLRAGAMAAVALLAPLLGRRGGAATGLSAATVLLVLTDPWLARSYGFALSVAGTAGLLCLTPWFRERLEGRVPARVVGPLAVAAAAQTACLPVLVLMTGGVSLVAVPANLLAAPAVPPALFLGFTAGALQPLSPTVAGWVGYGAGLAAAWIIGVARHAGALPGATLPWPHGAPGALLALALLGVAVLLARLRAARPVQPSVRRRVLVALAWLLAAMLVVRPRLIPVPGVFDSVRWPPPGWQLVACDVGQGDALALNAGPGAAVVVDTGPDPRLVDRCLRTLGIHVVPYLLLTHFHADHVEGLPAVLHGRSVAEIGVSPLADPPAEVARVQRWAAAARVPITSPKVGEVRSVGGLSWRVLWPRGDLLHQGSAPNNASVVLLVTTASGLRLLLSGDIEAPAQQALHQAEPDLRVDVLKTPHHGSRNQYPEFLRSLGAKVALTSVGVGNVYGHPAPATMALLRGAGMASGRTDSDGDLAATVVAGRLSLVARSRAPDRPGGPADPPVAGASGDQSDLPRGHRHQRGRSLVGPRSTVTR, from the coding sequence GTGACGGCCGACCGTCGCCTGCTCCCGGTGGCCGCAGCGGTGTGGGTGGCCGCCTGGGCGGCGCTGCAACTGCGGAACGGGCTGCCTGCCACGACGTGCTGGGCGGCGCTGATCGGCGGGTTCGGGCTGCTGGTCGGCAAGTGGTGGCGTTCCCCGCCATCGGATGCGCGCCTGCCCGGTGCCGGATCACGAGCCGCGGTCGTTGCGGCGGTGCTGGTCGCGGCCGGTGCGTCCGGGCTGGCGGCCGACGCCCGCCTGGCCGCGATCCATGCCGGTCCGCTGGAATCGCTGGCGGCTGCGCGGGCGGTGGTCGAGACCGACCTGACGGTGCGGTCGTACCCGGTGGCTCGGCTCCAGAAGCCCCGTGGCTCGGGGCGCGCCACGACGGTGGTGACGCTGACCGCCGACGCGACCCGGGTCTCCGCCCGTGGCCGGGTGACCGCGACGCACAACCCGATCGCGGTCGAGAGCGCCGACCGGTCCTGGCTGAAGGTGCTGCCCGGCCAACAGGTGCGCACCGGCGGGCGGCTGGCGCCCGCGAACTGGCGGCCCGCCACGACGGCCCTGCTGCTGGCCCGGGCACCCCGGCCGGTCGACGATGCCCCATGGCGCAGCCGGGCCGCGTCCGCCGTCCGGGCCGACCTGCGGGCGGCGTTGGCCGGACTGCCGCCCGACCGCCGGGGGCTGCTGCCCGGGTTGGAGTTCGGCGACACCAGCGGGCTGGACCCCGAGCTGGCCGAGCGGTTCCGCGCCGCCGGGCTGAGCAGGTTGTTGGCGATCGACGGGGCGAAGCTGGCGATCCTGCTCGGCGGCGTGCTCGCGTTGGCCCGGTGGGTCGGGGCGCGGGGCCGGGTGCTGCCGGCGCTCGGGCTGGCCTGCCTGTGCGGGTTGGCCGAGGTGGTCGGGCCGAAGCCGAGCCTGCTGAGGGCCGGGGCGATGGCCGCGGTGGCGTTGCTGGCGCCGTTGCTGGGGCGCCGGGGCGGCGCGGCCACCGGATTGTCCGCGGCCACCGTCCTGCTGGTGCTCACCGATCCTTGGCTGGCGCGGTCCTACGGGTTCGCACTTTCGGTCGCCGGGACGGCCGGACTACTGTGCCTGACCCCGTGGTTCCGCGAGCGACTGGAGGGCCGGGTGCCGGCCCGGGTCGTCGGGCCGCTGGCGGTGGCGGCGGCCGCGCAGACCGCCTGCCTGCCGGTGCTGGTGCTGATGACCGGCGGTGTGAGCCTGGTGGCCGTCCCGGCGAACCTGTTGGCCGCGCCTGCGGTGCCGCCGGCGCTGTTCCTGGGCTTCACGGCCGGCGCGCTCCAGCCGCTGAGCCCGACGGTGGCCGGGTGGGTCGGGTACGGCGCCGGGCTGGCCGCGGCGTGGATCATCGGGGTCGCCCGGCACGCCGGTGCGCTGCCGGGTGCGACCTTGCCGTGGCCGCACGGCGCTCCGGGCGCGCTCCTGGCGCTCGCGCTGCTCGGCGTCGCTGTCCTCCTGGCCAGGCTGCGGGCGGCGCGACCGGTTCAACCCTCGGTACGACGTCGGGTTCTGGTGGCGCTGGCGTGGTTGCTGGCAGCGATGCTGGTGGTTCGACCCCGGTTGATCCCGGTGCCCGGCGTGTTCGATTCGGTCCGCTGGCCCCCGCCGGGCTGGCAGCTCGTTGCTTGCGACGTCGGACAGGGTGATGCGCTCGCGTTGAACGCCGGGCCCGGGGCGGCGGTCGTCGTCGATACCGGTCCGGACCCCCGGCTGGTCGACCGGTGCCTGCGGACGTTGGGGATCCACGTCGTTCCGTATCTCCTGTTGACGCATTTCCACGCCGACCATGTCGAGGGCCTCCCGGCGGTACTGCACGGCCGCTCGGTCGCCGAGATCGGCGTCAGCCCGTTGGCCGACCCGCCCGCCGAGGTGGCCCGTGTGCAGCGCTGGGCCGCTGCGGCGCGAGTGCCGATCACCTCGCCGAAGGTCGGCGAGGTGCGGTCGGTCGGCGGGCTGAGCTGGCGCGTGCTGTGGCCGCGCGGGGATTTGTTGCACCAGGGCTCGGCGCCGAACAACGCCTCCGTCGTCCTGCTGGTGACCACGGCGTCCGGCCTGCGGTTGTTGCTGTCCGGCGACATCGAGGCCCCGGCGCAGCAGGCGCTGCACCAGGCCGAGCCGGACCTGCGGGTCGACGTGCTCAAGACCCCGCATCACGGCAGCAGAAACCAATATCCGGAGTTCCTGCGGTCCTTGGGCGCAAAGGTCGCCCTGACATCAGTCGGGGTCGGCAACGTGTATGGCCATCCCGCGCCCGCGACCATGGCACTGCTGCGGGGCGCTGGAATGGCCAGCGGCCGGACCGACTCGGACGGGGACCTGGCCGCCACTGTGGTTGCGGGGCGGTTGAGTCTGGTCGCGCGATCCCGAGCGCCCGATCGTCCCGGGGGTCCGGCCGATCCGCCTGTCGCCGGGGCTTCTGGGGACCAGTCAGATCTACCCCGGGGGCACCGACACCAGCGAGGTCGATCGTTGGTGGGCCCCCGCAGCACAGTGACGAGGTGA
- the holA gene encoding DNA polymerase III subunit delta has protein sequence MSASPTAVPPLTLVLGPEELLVERAVAAASRMIRAVDPEADVIAVAAGSVESGGLSELTAPSLFAQRRLLVFRDAQDLSGPVLAEVETLLADPPEDTSVLLAHAGGAKGKGLIDTAKKAGAVVVDCAEVKRTGDRLGFVSGEFRTASRRISPDAAKALLDSVGGGLRELAGACAQLVADTTGTVEVDTVRRYYAGRADVTSFAVADLAVEGRTAEALVQLRWAISCGVEPVLIVAAMAMGLRNIAKLGGAPRTAKPADLARDLGMPPWKIDRIRSQLRGWDSLGVARALQAVAAADADVKGAAASPGYALERMLVAVGAARRH, from the coding sequence ATGTCTGCCTCGCCCACCGCCGTGCCCCCGCTGACCCTGGTGCTGGGTCCGGAGGAGCTCCTGGTCGAGCGGGCCGTCGCGGCCGCGAGCCGGATGATCCGGGCGGTCGATCCGGAGGCCGACGTGATCGCGGTGGCCGCCGGTTCGGTCGAGTCCGGGGGGCTGTCCGAGCTGACGGCGCCGTCGCTGTTCGCGCAGCGCCGGTTGCTGGTCTTCCGCGACGCGCAGGACCTGTCCGGGCCGGTGCTGGCCGAGGTGGAGACGCTGCTGGCCGATCCGCCGGAGGACACCTCGGTGCTGCTGGCTCACGCCGGCGGGGCGAAGGGCAAAGGCCTGATCGACACAGCCAAGAAGGCCGGCGCGGTCGTGGTCGACTGTGCGGAGGTCAAGAGGACCGGCGACAGGCTCGGGTTCGTCAGCGGTGAGTTCCGGACGGCGTCGCGGCGCATCTCGCCGGACGCGGCGAAGGCCCTGCTCGACTCCGTCGGCGGCGGGCTGCGGGAGCTGGCCGGGGCCTGCGCCCAGTTGGTGGCTGACACCACCGGCACGGTCGAGGTCGACACCGTTCGCCGCTACTACGCCGGGCGGGCCGACGTGACCAGCTTCGCCGTCGCCGACCTGGCCGTGGAGGGTCGGACGGCCGAGGCCCTGGTGCAACTGCGCTGGGCAATCAGCTGCGGCGTCGAGCCGGTGCTGATCGTGGCCGCGATGGCCATGGGGCTGCGCAACATCGCCAAGCTGGGCGGTGCGCCGCGGACGGCGAAACCCGCCGATCTGGCCCGCGACCTGGGGATGCCGCCCTGGAAGATCGACCGGATCCGGTCACAGCTGCGAGGCTGGGACTCGCTCGGAGTTGCGCGGGCGCTGCAGGCCGTCGCGGCGGCCGACGCGGATGTGAAGGGCGCCGCGGCGTCGCCGGGCTACGCGTTGGAGCGGATGCTGGTCGCCGTCGGGGCGGCCCGACGGCACTGA
- the rpsT gene encoding 30S ribosomal protein S20, protein MANIKSQIKRNRTNEKARQRNKAVRSSLKTAVRKFREAVAAGDDGAGALMRDASRALDKAASKGVIHANAAANKKSAMAHALNKQ, encoded by the coding sequence GTGGCGAACATCAAGTCTCAGATCAAGCGCAACCGCACCAATGAGAAGGCCCGGCAGCGCAACAAGGCCGTGCGTTCATCGTTGAAGACCGCGGTGCGCAAGTTCCGCGAGGCTGTGGCCGCCGGGGACGACGGAGCCGGCGCCCTCATGCGCGACGCGTCGCGGGCCTTGGACAAGGCCGCCAGCAAGGGTGTCATCCACGCCAACGCGGCGGCCAACAAGAAGTCCGCGATGGCCCACGCGCTCAACAAGCAGTAG
- a CDS encoding circularly permuted type 2 ATP-grasp protein, which produces MADLLEDYPFGAAWDEMFAGRGEPRAAMVGVHQAVRALAPEELRARADSLAQGFLDRGVTFALGGEERPFPLDIVPRVITAAEWDVLSRGVSQRVRALEAFLADVYDRGEVFADGVIPRRLIVTSAHFHREAADIIPANGVRVLVSGIDVIRDEAGEFRVLEDNIRTPSGVSYVIENRRAMTHGLPEAFSSHRIMPVSDYPQRLLAAARAAAPEGTADAEVVVLTPGVYNSAYFEHALLARLMGVELVEGRDLVCRRNRVYMRTTTGERRVDVIYRRIDDDFLDPLHFRADSSIGCPGLLNAARDGGVTICNAVGNGIADDKLVYSYVPDLVRYYLNEQPILANVETYRLDEPETLEWALDHLAELVLKPVDASGGKGIVIGPVADSATLEVLRLKVRSDPRGWIAQQVVSLSTVPTLVGDNLRPRHVDLRPFAVNDGTDVYVLPGGLTRVALPEGQLVVNSSQGGGSKDTWVLAGSDSNGAPPPNSPTGAPRGRTSDPGPSRGRPYEILRQQMAQQQQQLTTRQGRSC; this is translated from the coding sequence GTGGCAGATCTGCTGGAGGACTACCCCTTCGGAGCGGCCTGGGACGAGATGTTCGCCGGACGCGGCGAACCCCGGGCCGCGATGGTCGGCGTCCATCAGGCCGTGCGGGCCCTCGCGCCGGAGGAACTGCGGGCTCGCGCCGACTCGCTGGCCCAGGGCTTCCTGGACCGCGGCGTCACCTTCGCGCTCGGCGGTGAGGAACGACCGTTCCCGCTCGACATCGTCCCCCGGGTCATCACCGCGGCGGAGTGGGACGTGCTCTCCCGCGGCGTCTCGCAGCGGGTCCGGGCGCTCGAGGCGTTCCTGGCCGACGTCTACGACCGCGGCGAGGTCTTCGCCGACGGGGTGATCCCGCGGCGGCTGATCGTCACCTCGGCGCACTTCCACCGGGAGGCCGCCGACATCATCCCGGCCAACGGGGTCCGGGTGCTGGTCTCCGGGATCGACGTGATCCGCGACGAGGCCGGCGAGTTCCGGGTCCTGGAGGACAACATCCGGACGCCGTCCGGGGTGTCCTACGTGATCGAGAACCGCCGGGCGATGACCCACGGGCTGCCGGAGGCGTTCAGCTCGCACCGGATCATGCCGGTCTCGGACTACCCGCAGCGCCTGCTCGCCGCGGCCCGCGCCGCCGCTCCGGAGGGGACCGCGGACGCCGAGGTCGTCGTGCTGACCCCGGGCGTCTACAACTCGGCCTACTTCGAGCACGCCCTGCTCGCCCGGCTGATGGGCGTCGAACTCGTCGAGGGCCGCGACCTGGTCTGCCGGCGCAACCGCGTCTACATGCGCACCACCACCGGCGAGCGCCGCGTCGACGTCATCTACCGCCGCATCGACGACGACTTCCTGGACCCGCTGCACTTCCGGGCCGACTCGAGCATCGGCTGCCCGGGCCTGCTCAACGCCGCCCGCGACGGCGGCGTGACGATCTGCAACGCGGTCGGCAACGGCATCGCCGACGACAAACTGGTCTACAGCTACGTACCGGACCTGGTGCGCTACTACCTGAACGAGCAGCCGATCCTCGCCAACGTCGAGACCTATCGGCTCGACGAGCCCGAGACACTCGAGTGGGCGCTCGACCACCTGGCCGAGCTGGTGCTCAAGCCGGTCGACGCCTCCGGCGGCAAGGGCATCGTGATCGGCCCGGTCGCCGACTCCGCGACCCTCGAGGTGCTGCGGCTGAAGGTGCGCTCCGACCCGCGCGGGTGGATCGCGCAGCAGGTGGTCTCGCTCTCGACGGTGCCCACGCTGGTCGGCGACAACCTGCGCCCGCGCCATGTCGACCTGCGCCCGTTCGCGGTCAACGACGGCACCGACGTCTATGTGCTCCCCGGCGGACTGACCCGGGTCGCGCTGCCGGAGGGCCAGCTGGTCGTGAACTCCAGCCAGGGCGGCGGTTCGAAGGACACCTGGGTGCTGGCGGGCAGCGACAGCAACGGCGCACCCCCGCCGAACTCGCCCACGGGCGCGCCGCGCGGTCGGACCTCCGACCCCGGCCCGTCACGCGGCCGGCCCTACGAGATCCTGCGCCAGCAGATGGCCCAGCAGCAACAACAACTGACGACGCGTCAGGGGCGCTCGTGCTGA